One Perca flavescens isolate YP-PL-M2 chromosome 5, PFLA_1.0, whole genome shotgun sequence genomic window, GAGAGAGCAAGCATAACCTAAGAGGAACGTTTGTATTTCAAAAGAAACTTATAAGTACAAATGCTAAATATCACTGCATCACAACCACAGGCGTTAATTTATGGAACAGCCGCAGCAAAGAGATGAAATCATGTACAACAATGAGCAATTTTAAGAGactatttaaaatgaatatattgaatggatGCGAAAAGGTCTCGAGGTGACAGTATTGTATACTGACTGTATGGTTCCTGGACCTATATACTAAGTCTAGTATGGATGTGTTATTAATTGATTTACTATAGATAGACAGAAAGGAAGAAGatggaaaacaaagaagaaaaaacaaaaaaatgtgtgtgtatgcatgtgtgtatgcatctgtgtctgtgtgtgcatgggtatatgtgagctgtaggtaggtagatatacAGTGTACATGTACGTAAAGAAGAATTGTGTtcaattgttttgtatttaactaaagGATAAAAACCGAGAAAGGGGGTAGGACTAGAAAAGTTTAtgaacttcttcctactcctttttgaataTGGGAATTTCTTATTTGAATTACTTATAATAATTTTGGTAGATTGTGCTGAGAAGTACATGTCCTTATTtatctgtcattttaattttatatatgtatgtatatatatatatatatatatatatatatatatatatatatatatatatatatatatatatatatataaaatatatatatacacatatatacatatatatttattaatgatgttaataataatcttcaaaataaactactaACAAGTCACaaaaaatatagtatgtcaaaaaaagttatagtatgccttaaaaaaagaaaaagtaaaaaaaagccatagtagtATGCCATATAAATGCCATTAAATatttcatagtatagtctgCCTAATGATCAAATCATATCAAAATATATGAAATTTGACATGGTATCATTTctttatcaatttattttacTCATATATACTCAAAGTTAACAGTTGGATATTcaaaaacatttccattttttttttttttttttttatattttgagaaATGTTTGCAATCATCCACATACAAAACTGAATCCAAATCGTAATCTTCATATTGTGTGTTACAGATTAAAATCTGTCTCCTGGGTATACTGTAGCAATATTTCAGTTACCTATTTCTTTAATCTACTATTTTCAAAATGCCCCCCTAAAAAGCACTGAAGATACAATTATGTCCTGATGTAACACGTTATTATTTTCACACAACCACATACCAAAGATTATTCAAGTCTACCAGTGTAACAGTCATATATTCACACATCAATTAACAACTGAGAAAATGTTTCTCATTTATCGCAACAAAGCAATGATCTTTTTGTGCCAAATTAGCCtcattagtgggaatgctgttcaacagcattccaactattgttattctgttctttattttttttctgcttattccctcttccgtacgttttttggctctctgtaacatctgcatactttcacctatttaaaccattcaacttttcaaatgttcacctctttcagctaatgatgggacttcttcaactttttttctactatttatactttttaaaatattaagctttttaacacttttttaacattgaagtgaatgagagcaggcttcaaatccttcaaatcctcttctgcttcaaaatgtatctcctcctacattctttcacctacagacgtgattcaaactttaaactgttcacaaaatatttaggtATTCGGGGTGTGCTCAgtgttttgatatattttacagtttttgtgaaaaagctgtttaagttcaGTGATCTTTTCAAGATTTTTTTGAGTTTATAGTGAGTGTGTATTGCACGAGCTAGAGTGGATGATGtcacagctacagcacagcgccttaaaaaaattatcttagttCCTTCTCTAATAAATTGCTCTCActcccacaatatctacttgtcatacacaatttatacatcaaaacgtaggtatatTTCTCAGTTAAGCGATATGTTTTATACTTTAGGCTCAGCAAGCTTCCAAATGATGAGTAACAAATTTCCCTCCATCCGCTGCAATGATAAAAGTCCTCCATGTTTTCCAGTGAACAGCAGAACGaaccactttttttaaatcgctgatatgcccacatttttacgtttatccatataaattttataccgatacgttcacaaaggccttgcgttccacttctgtcggtctgtctgtctccttatccgtctgtgtctccctccctcctgattccctctctttctctatgcctccctccctccttctttttcttttctctgtcttcctccctcctgtGTTCCCCTCCTTCCTTTAGTCTTCCTCCCtccgtctctccctccctccctccatccttctcaatctctctctccttctatcactccttctctgtctctctctccctcccttcctctctcactCCTTCGGTCTCTCCCTCCAGGGTCATTTGTGATTTCATCCATGTATATAGCCCGTTTCTTTTCAGGCAATATATCCACCTCTCAGCTCTTTAGAgtcatgcttgtttgttctacgcaatggatatggctgataataatacaaagtctttaaactttcagcctttttagtcaattttagtcaaagttgctctttcttttcccctcctctcttcccttctctttattctctttctctcctcttgtctcttctctcctgttctctctttcagccccattcttttcacctaatatagttcacatctcatctcagctagattgatgctttttcattctatgcagtgtatatatctgataataataaaaatatttcttctttcagccttttcaactttcatctttaacagtattgcagtattaatttgtttcatatttctgcatatatGAGTAattatcagttagaaaatctactcagacctcacaatgttctacatattttgtcattcaactttaaagcaaacagttcagtttagcataaacgtttaactttttaatgaaattcatacttaaacagatttccactttttcaactattctcactacttcaacttcttatggatttaagctattcatccagtttagctttagcaattcagctgttcagcattcccacgcattttctgcaggaaatgcattgtCTAGTTGCATTTCTTCTTTCCAAATAATTAGTTTGCCCGACTTTGACCAGAGAAGAGAAATACTAGAAGTCTAAAAACTCTTAAAAGTCCAATGGTGAATGAGATTTTTTTCAACTACTAACATAAAGCAATACAGCTGTGCTGTCTGAATGTGTAAcaattttacattaaaacactTTGCACAACTCGGCCAAATAGTTAAAGGGCACTACTGTCAAGGCAGAATGCCTTGATGAAAGTGGTCCTCATTATTCATGATTGACAAACAACTGTAACAGAAGATAGTTTTTTGAGTACCTCTTAGAATAAATTAGTcaagtttttaaaaacatgatttaaaaactTGCTTAAATATGGAGCCCAAAGGCCTCCACAAAGATACACCATGGAGAATTAAACCGAagatacaaacaaaataatgttgTGCAGAGCATGACATTTTAGGTTAAATGTCATTAAAAGGGGATGGTTTCAATTTAAGACAAgaacaaaaattaaaatgactttCACAGTTCTTTTcaataacattgttgaataGAATACTATACGCAAATTGGTACACATGCTTCTTGTTTTCAGGAAAGCTGTAGCTTCAACTACAGATGTAACTGTAAGCTGTCCTTTACTTCACTCGCTGCGCTCCTTTGGCTCTCTGTATTTGTAGTGAATGTATTCAAAGATGTCTCTCTCACTATCCACCAACAGAGGCTCGCCTGCCACACCTACAACAGATCCACAAAGAAAAATAGCTGATATTACAAACTTAAAGCATGAATCATTGGTTAATGACTGATGCCAGAAGACACACAGGGCTGGAACAGAGTTGAGCAAGGTCATAGGTCACATTCAACTGAGACTCACCAGTGACCCCAACTGGCCGAATGGTGTACTCATTGAGTGTGAAGCCCTTCTCCAGAGCATGAGTTCTCATGTTTTTATTGAAGATATCACTTCCAGTGAAATAGAGAACTCCACAGTAGTACTGGTCCTTGGGAATTAACCTTGGGTAAACGGAGAAAGGGCAGTTAGAGAGCAGGAACAGACGGTTGATTAGAAgaattaacaaataaaaacaaaaggttgcctctttacagtttttgtggTATATCCAATTGTATTGTGGAGACAACGTTTTAAGTGGAAGATCATAGATTTGAGCAATATAAAGTATGGCACCTAATATCAATACGCCTGTGAAGGTATTCTTCCTCATCTTCATCACTCGGTTGCAGCTGGCAGACTCCCTAGAAAACAAGATCCAGCACATAATGACCACAGTCATGCGCTTCATGGGTTGGGTGTACTTATTGTACTAACTGCATTATCAATCACAACATCAACCACATACAGCTGAGCACAAGAGAGAAAATAAGCACAAGCCTCACCATGAACTTGGTGTCTCCTTTAGACAGGGTGTCGGTCACAAACCCAACAGACTCCAAATGCTCGACGACGGCATGGAGGAGCTTGGGCTGGATAAGAAGATAAATagaacaaaataaattgtaaaaagaaaaaacaagccaaactgcgattaattgcattatTAATGTAGTATCCATTTACAACATGATACGTGAGCCGCAGTACAGAAGATTCTTACCTGCTTCTGAGTCTGAGAGGTGTAGTCTGGGTGGGTCAGCAAAATATCAATATCACCACTCGATGCTGCACCTGGAAATTATGAACATGTGAATCAATATCATGATTGCTAGAGTTTAAACTCCTATCATTAACTGAACATCAACTGTAAGGGAAAGTTTTACCTCTCCTGTAGCTTCCACAGATTGTCCCAATATATTCTGTATCGATCTCCTTCAACTCTCCAAGAATAAGAGTctaaacaaaacacacagtgtGAGAACACTCAACAAAACTAATTTGAAGACAACAAAAAACGTAAATGCTTCATCACCTCCATCTGTTCCATTTCAGCACGTGGAATCCTTTTCTCAAATTCCTCAAAGTACCTGAAGGTGGCAGAATAATCCATGAAATGCAACACGTGTCAATAGAGAAAgactttaaaaatatttaaaccaAGGTTTATTTTGGTACTACTGAATtacacatttgtaaaaaaaaaaaaaaaaaaaaatcagcttacTTGAGACCAATCTGTTGATGATGGTTTAGCTTGTGCTCaatcttttttaaatctaaaaattAAACAGCAAAGAACATTACTCCTCTTATATCATACCAAAGCTAAATCTACATTGTGCACATGTATTAATCATACAATACACTGtatgtgaaaataaaagcaaatcaaaaaaagtcacacagACCAATAATAagattaaacaaacatgtttgaccaatttaataaacaaactaaACAAACCTTCTAACGTCTTCACCCCTTCTTCAAAAAACTTCCTGGCGGCAGCAGGGCTGAAGTCAAGACCCAAGAGATGCAGTTTGTTACATGAAGTGCATACAGTAAAATTACATGAATAGATAAAGGTTAAGCTTAAGATAAACGTTTTGACCCTGCTTCTTCAGGCAAAGAAAACCCAGCAGGAAGAAGCGTTGCCTTTGTATTAAATATGGGAGcttaaagcagtgttgcggacattacatttttttcactttagtatttttcatttgtcctgcacctgccagaaggtgggtttgtgcacacaattacttttataaTAGATAAAACTTAACCCATCCCTCTGGAGTGGCCACTAAAAATGAACTGAAATGTTTACACGGTGCATTTTGAGTCGTCATCATGCATGTCATTGTGAATGTCCATATAAAACAGGTTTTTACGTTGGTATGTTTAACGACATACCCAATTCCAGTGACTCTGGTAAGGAAATTGATGGATGAGCTGGTGTCATCGTTACGGATCTAGAGGAAAATATGAAAGTAGGACATCAGTCTGTGTAATACATTGAAATTGAGCTATTTTTAAACACATACTGCTACAGTGCAACATAGATCATGTATTACCACGCCACAACACCCACCTTTTCCAGTTTCCGTAGTTTGCCAGTTTGCAGGAACTCATCAATCTTTTCAGCTATTTTAGCTCCAACACCATCCTGTTAAAATGTGAGAACAAACATGAGGGTGCTGAATAGTGCAATCTGCAGCAGTTATGTAAGATGGGCAGAGTAGTACGGTTAACAAACAAAGGCTACAGCAGAGGGCATCACATAACACACAACCACAGCAGGATGAGCACATCAGTGGTAGGGAAGACAAATAATgatccagttttttttccagttttcagGCACCATTACACTGAAATTAACTGCCAGTAAAGCAAATCAAGTCAGCTGTCCTGGTCAAGTTTAATAGAGAGACAGATATGAAGAGATGATTCTAAGACGTAGTGAATCTGAGCAATTGAAattgataaaaagaaaaatgaccaAGAAAAAACATCCATAAAAACTGTGGACATGCCAAACTCTGGTATGGCTGTAATTTCAAAGGGGGACTATGGATTAAGATCGTTTTGAGAAATCAAGCCAATTCTTCATCTATGATGATCCTGATCATTGGTTAAACCAACTTACTTTCAGACATGTATTAAAACATAAGAGAATTTCTTAATAAAGCAATGTTTGAAAAACATACTGAACAATACTGACCAGTACATCAGCACCATCTATCTTCTACTACAACTACTGACCCTTATACCCTTCAAAAAGGGTAGGGTTTATTGCAAGACTGGACACTGCATCTCAGTTGGTAGTTGCTACACAAAATATCATTATGAATTTAGATCAGTGTCACCAGATCAagtttttacatatttattgtGTGTCAAAAAATTCACtaatgagttttattttttacaaggTCAACAACTGAATACCTTAACACCAAAACCAGTGCACATACCAGTTTCTTGGCCTCTTCGCCATTTTTGATTTTGTTAGGGTACTTGGAGATGGTAGATGCTGCTTTCCTGGACAGGGGATAAGCACAATGATttgtaaaagatatataaaGCAAAATTAGATCTTAAAGACATAAAGTAGCAAACATGATGTGGTGATAGAAAGCTCCTGTTAAATGCCTCAACAGAAGCGTTTtgttaaatttacattttacactttAAGTTTTACCACATTTACTATTCAATTCTCCTCCCAATACGGCATCAAATGTATTATACACTCAGTGGACAGTTTATTTAGTAGTCTTAGCTAAAACGTCTAAACAATGCAGAAACTCTACCTCCATGAAGGTtatcattttcagtttttgttgaaactaTTGTGAAGAGGTTTTATTTTAACAGTATGGTAATTTCGGAGGCTGTAGTATATATTATTTGAGACAGCCTAACAGTATAGTGATTTACAGCCAATTGatcaacacctctctaaaaCAGTTTCAATATAAAGTGATTGTTGGTCTTCATAGTTTTAAAATGGCAATTGAGTTTATGCTTTCTAAGCATCAGAGATTGATGTATTGTTTCAACAGTGTTACATTTGTTATTGTATGAACAATAATGAAACCCTCTTCATCTTTAACAAAGCAAGGTTCTTTTCATGTCATGTGTACAATTACACAATATTCGTTGCCAATGAAAATCTTAGGCCTAGCTCAGGCACCTTCCAACAATGTTcaataaataactacaaaaagaaaataatataagTAAAAGCACAATCTTCTATAAATGAAGTAATATAATTTGTGTAGACCgtattgaaaataaattaaactgaATGTAAACAGAATGCAATCGGAAGTAATTATATATGCATAACGAGAAGTAATACATAATATACAGAGGTGGAAACAGACAATAATAAAAGCACACCTCACTGCTGAGGCTTGAGAGCTTACCTGTAAGCATTGTACTTGTGTATTGCCCTGTTGACGTTTTTCTCGTAATTGGCCAGCTCTGGAAACAGAAGTAATGGCTTTATATTTACCTCATACTCCTGAAGTTTATAGCCACTATTCTAATAACTGCCAGCTCGGCTGAAGGCATTTAAATGACAACACAGTGATTATCAGCGCAGAGAAACTCTCAGCTGCAAGCAAACCAGATAACAAACGCAAGACAGAAATAACATAATTAAGCATATTTGTTTACAAATATATACTACTTAACGTTATGCAAAGTTATTTGGTTGTTTTTACTTAAACACAGAACCCAGGTGTCACGCTAGCtattgttagctagctaagcttATTCGCGTACCGACAAGAAAGTCTGTTATTCCCTCATTTAGGGATTCCTGTGGCGCTTTCCTCTTGCTCATTGTTGATTTGGCAAGTTCTTAAATGTCCGTTTTAAACTTAAACGgccttgtatgtatgtatgcatgaaAAGTTAAACCTATTTGTAGGTTAGGCTAGCCTCTAACTAGCACATTAGCTAGCTCAAGCTGAACAATGACCGAAGGACGTAGAGGGGGTGGGGCGTGCGCCACACGTCATACATACCCgcatgctgcgttcatgccacctcggaataacaggcaccgccaccctggttacgttgtttttccgactggcagcgttcacatggtcgggatcaTATGTCaatggtcgggatgcgtgttcttcttcttctgttatattggcgtttgg contains:
- the polb gene encoding DNA polymerase beta, coding for MSKRKAPQESLNEGITDFLVELANYEKNVNRAIHKYNAYRKAASTISKYPNKIKNGEEAKKLDGVGAKIAEKIDEFLQTGKLRKLEKIRNDDTSSSINFLTRVTGIGPAAARKFFEEGVKTLEDLKKIEHKLNHHQQIGLKYFEEFEKRIPRAEMEQMETLILGELKEIDTEYIGTICGSYRRGAASSGDIDILLTHPDYTSQTQKQPKLLHAVVEHLESVGFVTDTLSKGDTKFMGVCQLQPSDEDEEEYLHRRIDIRLIPKDQYYCGVLYFTGSDIFNKNMRTHALEKGFTLNEYTIRPVGVTGVAGEPLLVDSERDIFEYIHYKYREPKERSE